Genomic DNA from Acidobacteriota bacterium:
ATGTGGGCGCGGGTGACCTCCCCCACCCCCCGGTGCGTCTGGATGCCGATGACGGGAACCTTGAATTCGCGCCCGTAGAAGTTGAACCAGTCCTGCACGTCGCGGCACTGGTTGGTGTTGAAGACCAGGACGTCGGGCCGCGGCGGCCCATCGATGCCGGGGTAGGCCTTGGAGATCGGGCTCTCCCCCTTGAGGTACGACCCGATGTCGGCCGTCAGGTAGGAACAGATGTCGGGCGAATAGCCGATCGCGTTGGCCAGCGGGATGAGGTCGGTGGCCATGCGGGTGGCGCCCAGCATGGCGCCGTGGTTTTCCGGGTAGAAGACCTGGAACCCCATCCCCTTCAGCAGCTCCGCGGGGCCCACGCTGGTGCACCAGGCGACCTTCTGCTTTTTGGTTCTGGCCGCCTCGTCCAGCTCCCGGAAATGGGCTTCCATGATCTCCTTCATCCTGCCCGAGGCGTGTATCTTCTTGAAATTCTGTTTGGGTCGATCGCTTTTCACTCGCTGACTCCTGTCGTGGAATGTGGTTCCCGTTGGCGCCGCCCCCGCAGCTCCAGCCCCTCGATCACGGCCGCCAGGGTGCGGTGCAGGGGGACGGGGACCCCCTCGAGGTCCCCGTATTCGGCGATCCGCCGGACCAGGAACTCGTTCTCGGTCCTGCGGCCCTTCTCGATGTCGGCCAGCATCGACGGCCGGTGAGGCCCGATGTGGCGGTGAAACTCCCGCACCTGCTCCGCGAAGCCGGGGCCGAAGTCGAAGCCGCGGGCGGCGGCGACCGCGATCGACTCCTCGAGCAGCCCGTCCGCCAGCCGCTCCGTCGGGCCGAACCGCATGATCTCCTGCATGTCGAGCCCGGTCACGGCCGACACCGCCATGATGCAGGTGTTGAAGACGGTCTTGCGCCAGGCGTGCCGCTGGATCTCCCCCGTCGCCTCGGTCTGGAGGCCGGAGGAGGTCAGCAGTGCCGCCGCGTCCCGGCAGGCGGCCTCGGCGGCCGGGTCGAGCCACCCCAGGTAGTTGGGGGGGTTCGAAAAGCTCTCCCTGATTTCGCCGGGCGCCGGGAGCACCCCCGCGTAATGGACGACGCCGCGCAGGACCCGCTCCCGCCCGAGGCGCTGGGCCATCACCGCTTCGGTGTCGATGCCGTTCTGGAAGGAGACGAAGACGGCGCCCGAACCGCCAAGAACGGGGCCGACGGCGTCGAGGACCTCCCCGAGGTCCGAGGCCTTGGTGCAGACGAAGACCAGTTCCGGGACCCGCTCCTCCAGCTCCCGGACCGAGGCGCACACCCGCGCCGGCCGGATCCGGTCCTCCCCCCGCCCGGTGATGCGGAGCCCCTCCGCCCGGATACGGTCGCGGTGCTCCTTCCAGACGTCCACCACGGCGACGGAGTGGCCGGCCGAGATCAAATGCGCCGCCAATATGCCGCCGATCGGTCCGGCGCCGACCACGGCAAGGTTTCTGGACATCATGAAGTCGATCCTAGACCGATGCCGTCGGCATCGGTAGCGAAAACCATATGCAGCCGGCCGCGGGCTGTCAAGTCAAAAGCGGGATCCCGTTTCAGGACAGCACCCCCGCGGTGCGCAACCGGGCGATCTCCTCCGGGCCGTAGCCCAGGTCGAGCAGGATCTCGTCGGTATGCTCCCCCAGCCCGGGCGCCTGCCGGCGCCACGAGGCCGGGGTGTCGCTGAAATCCCAGGGGAAGCCGACCTGGCGGCTCCTCCCCAGCTTCGGGTGGTCCACCTCGATGACGTACCCGTTGGCCAGCGCCTGCGGGTCGGCCGTCACCTCCGTGAGGGTCTGGACCGGGGTCGCGATGCACCCCTCCGCTCCGAGGCGCCGCATCCACTCCTCCCGCGTCCGGGAGGCGAAGCGTTCGTCCAGGACCCGGATCAGCTCCCGGGAGTTTTCGCCCCGGGCCTCCATCGTGTCGAAGCGCGGGTCGTGCTCGAGGTGGGGGATCTCCAGGGCCCTGCAGAACGCCGGCCAGTAGCGGTCGGGCTGCAGGTGGGCCACGACGATCCACCGCTCGTCCCGGCAGCGGTAGTGGTTGTACATGGGGTTGCCCGCCGCCTCCCGGCTGTCGCGCGGGTACTCCTTCCCCAGCATCGCCGGCGCGTCGATCATGAGCCCGGCGAGATTGATGATGCTGCCCATCAGGGAGGTGTCCACCACCTGCCCCTTCCCGGTCCTTTCCCGGGCCAGGAGCGCGGCGGTGACGCCCCAGGCCAGCATGAGGCCGCCCATTTCGTCCCCCATCCCCGGGAGAAACTGCCCCGGGGGGCTCCCCATCTCCCCGGCGCACATCATCAGGCCGCTGCGGGCGATGCCGGTGTAGTCGAACGACAGCTCCCGGGCGTCGGGCCCCTTGCGTCCCCAGCCCGAGGCGTGGGCGTACACGAGGCGGGGGTTGCGCGCGAGCAGCTCCTCGGGGCCGAAGCCGATCCGGGCCGGCGCGTCGATGCTCATGTTGGTCAGGAAAACGTCCGCCCGGTCGATCAGGTCGAGGAAGATCTCCTTCCCTTCCGCCGCCTTCAGGTCGATCGCGATGCTGCGCTTGTTGCGGTTGTGGCTCTCGAAGTAGAAGTTGTGCCCCTCGAGG
This window encodes:
- a CDS encoding 2-dehydropantoate 2-reductase, translating into MMSRNLAVVGAGPIGGILAAHLISAGHSVAVVDVWKEHRDRIRAEGLRITGRGEDRIRPARVCASVRELEERVPELVFVCTKASDLGEVLDAVGPVLGGSGAVFVSFQNGIDTEAVMAQRLGRERVLRGVVHYAGVLPAPGEIRESFSNPPNYLGWLDPAAEAACRDAAALLTSSGLQTEATGEIQRHAWRKTVFNTCIMAVSAVTGLDMQEIMRFGPTERLADGLLEESIAVAAARGFDFGPGFAEQVREFHRHIGPHRPSMLADIEKGRRTENEFLVRRIAEYGDLEGVPVPLHRTLAAVIEGLELRGRRQREPHSTTGVSE
- a CDS encoding CoA transferase, with protein sequence MAGPLSGVRVVEITMFQQGPIAGTRLGDLGADVVKVEPKEGDPGRHFMRLIGATVGLEGHNFYFESHNRNKRSIAIDLKAAEGKEIFLDLIDRADVFLTNMSIDAPARIGFGPEELLARNPRLVYAHASGWGRKGPDARELSFDYTGIARSGLMMCAGEMGSPPGQFLPGMGDEMGGLMLAWGVTAALLARERTGKGQVVDTSLMGSIINLAGLMIDAPAMLGKEYPRDSREAAGNPMYNHYRCRDERWIVVAHLQPDRYWPAFCRALEIPHLEHDPRFDTMEARGENSRELIRVLDERFASRTREEWMRRLGAEGCIATPVQTLTEVTADPQALANGYVIEVDHPKLGRSRQVGFPWDFSDTPASWRRQAPGLGEHTDEILLDLGYGPEEIARLRTAGVLS